From the Rhodanobacter soli genome, one window contains:
- a CDS encoding cupin domain-containing protein: MTTTRLHDYLPARFNTAAERQWIPSATPGKSSSPLRFFADDRGFVELLRMEPGVVMPLHRHSGEIHAYNLSGTRKLCTGELIGPGDYVYEPPGNTDWWKIVGDETMLALVIVMGTVEFLGPGGVVTGRASASTQLADYERYCREHGLAIQDLLD, translated from the coding sequence ATGACCACCACCCGCCTGCACGACTACCTGCCCGCCCGCTTCAACACCGCGGCCGAACGGCAATGGATCCCGTCCGCGACACCGGGTAAATCCTCCAGCCCGCTGCGCTTCTTCGCCGACGACCGCGGCTTCGTGGAGCTGCTGCGCATGGAACCCGGCGTGGTGATGCCGCTGCATCGCCACAGCGGCGAGATCCATGCGTACAACCTCAGCGGCACGCGCAAGCTGTGCACCGGCGAGCTGATCGGTCCGGGCGACTATGTCTATGAGCCGCCGGGCAACACCGACTGGTGGAAGATCGTCGGCGACGAAACGATGCTGGCGCTGGTGATCGTGATGGGCACAGTCGAGTTCCTCGGCCCCGGCGGCGTGGTGACCGGCCGCGCCTCGGCCAGCACCCAGCTGGCCGACTACGAACGCTACTGCCGCGAGCATGGGCTGGCGATCCAGGACCTGCTGGACTGA
- a CDS encoding PLP-dependent aminotransferase family protein, with the protein MEPVFPFPVNLPRHHGKLAHELHRQLRAAILDGRLPAHAPLPATRKVAEALGVARNTVVTVYDLLIAEGYLIPRKGAKPQVAEFARRRASKPPGASVGIDESRFAPVWRTPFMAPSPARVLPERNFRLGIPDHRHFPHDIWRRLMAQTLRKSSREPFAYAPSQGIPALRDAIAQHVAFARAVACAADDVIVTSGAQQAFDLIARLLVTPGQTKVAVEEPGYPPVRAAFAAAGAQLVPLPVDDEGLCVERLPDDVRIISVTPSHQSPTGVAMSLRRRSALLEFARRHRAVIVEDDYDGEFRFGGRPLDALQTLDRDALVFYVGTFSKSMFPSLRKGFVVAPAWARDGLITVKHCVDSHCDSITQSVLAAFIRDGHLARHVRHMRPIYAERREALLDGLQRALGEWLRPIPSEAGLHLAARIRDPALAPTIMPIVLRFAAGAEATADYAMTRGVEPAVTFGYGVIDAEEITVVLKKLRTALKGSVA; encoded by the coding sequence ATGGAGCCAGTTTTTCCGTTTCCCGTGAACCTGCCGCGCCACCACGGCAAGCTCGCGCACGAGTTGCACCGGCAGTTGCGCGCGGCCATCCTCGACGGCCGCCTGCCGGCCCATGCGCCGTTGCCCGCGACCCGGAAAGTCGCCGAGGCGCTGGGCGTGGCGCGCAACACCGTGGTCACCGTCTACGATCTTCTGATCGCCGAGGGCTACCTGATTCCGCGCAAGGGCGCGAAGCCGCAAGTCGCCGAATTCGCCCGGCGCCGGGCGTCGAAACCGCCCGGGGCCAGCGTCGGCATCGACGAGTCGCGTTTCGCGCCGGTCTGGCGCACGCCGTTCATGGCGCCGTCGCCCGCACGCGTGTTGCCCGAGCGCAATTTCCGCCTCGGCATTCCCGATCATCGACATTTCCCGCACGACATCTGGCGCCGGTTGATGGCGCAGACGCTGCGCAAAAGCTCGCGCGAGCCATTCGCCTATGCGCCATCGCAAGGCATTCCTGCATTGCGCGACGCGATCGCGCAACACGTCGCGTTCGCCCGTGCGGTGGCCTGCGCGGCCGATGACGTGATCGTCACCTCAGGCGCGCAGCAGGCGTTCGACCTGATCGCCCGCCTGCTGGTCACGCCTGGACAGACGAAGGTGGCGGTGGAAGAGCCGGGCTACCCGCCGGTGCGCGCCGCGTTCGCCGCCGCTGGCGCGCAACTGGTGCCGCTGCCGGTGGACGACGAGGGCCTGTGCGTCGAGCGCTTGCCCGACGACGTACGCATCATCAGCGTCACCCCCTCGCACCAGTCGCCCACCGGCGTGGCGATGTCGCTGCGCCGGCGCAGCGCCTTGCTCGAGTTCGCACGCCGCCATCGCGCCGTCATCGTCGAAGACGACTACGACGGCGAATTCCGTTTCGGTGGCCGCCCACTCGATGCGCTGCAGACGCTGGACCGCGATGCCCTGGTGTTCTACGTGGGCACCTTCTCCAAGAGCATGTTCCCCTCGTTGCGCAAGGGCTTCGTGGTCGCGCCGGCATGGGCGCGCGACGGACTGATCACCGTCAAGCACTGTGTCGACTCGCACTGCGACAGCATCACGCAGTCCGTCCTCGCCGCCTTCATCCGCGACGGCCATCTCGCCCGCCACGTGCGCCACATGCGGCCGATCTATGCCGAACGCCGCGAAGCCCTGCTCGACGGACTGCAGCGCGCGCTCGGCGAGTGGCTGCGACCGATCCCCTCCGAAGCCGGCCTGCACCTCGCCGCGCGCATCCGCGATCCGGCACTGGCACCGACGATCATGCCGATCGTGCTGCGCTTCGCCGCCGGCGCCGAAGCGACGGCGGATTACGCGATGACGCGCGGCGTCGAACCGGCAGTGACGTTCGGCTATGGGGTGATCGATGCGGAGGAGATTACGGTGGTGTTGAAGAAACTGCGGACGGCGTTGAAAGGGTCTGTTGCCTAG
- the arsH gene encoding arsenical resistance protein ArsH, giving the protein MPIQDLPHIATEVLDTPSLAKLALPADAGHPPRILILYGSLRPQSFSRKLALEAERILRQFGAETRVFDPHELPLLDSVPASHPKVQELRALSLWSEGQVWISPERHGAVTGVFKNQIDWLPLEDGSVRPTQGRTLAVMQVSGGSQSFNVVNALRVLGRWMRMVTIPNQSSVAKAWQEFNDDGRMKPSPFYDRVVDVMEELFKFTLMVRGRSDYLVDRYSERKGAAAARALAAAAGVTEDMPATAKGVAKTTAAAGKPSCCAGAAC; this is encoded by the coding sequence GTGCCGATCCAGGATCTGCCCCATATCGCCACCGAAGTGCTGGACACCCCCAGCCTGGCCAAGCTGGCCTTGCCGGCCGACGCCGGGCACCCGCCGCGCATCCTGATCCTGTACGGCTCGCTGCGCCCGCAATCGTTCAGCCGCAAGCTGGCGCTGGAAGCCGAGCGCATCCTGCGCCAGTTCGGCGCCGAGACGCGGGTGTTCGACCCGCACGAACTGCCCCTTCTGGACAGCGTGCCGGCCAGTCATCCCAAGGTGCAGGAACTGCGCGCGCTGTCGCTGTGGTCCGAAGGCCAGGTCTGGATCAGCCCCGAGCGGCACGGCGCGGTGACCGGCGTGTTCAAGAACCAGATCGACTGGCTGCCGCTGGAAGACGGCAGCGTGCGGCCCACGCAGGGGCGCACGCTCGCCGTGATGCAGGTCAGCGGAGGCTCGCAGTCGTTCAACGTGGTGAACGCGTTGCGCGTGCTGGGCCGCTGGATGCGCATGGTGACCATCCCGAATCAGTCTTCAGTGGCCAAGGCCTGGCAGGAGTTCAACGACGACGGCCGGATGAAGCCGTCGCCGTTCTACGACCGCGTGGTGGACGTCATGGAAGAGCTGTTCAAGTTCACCCTGATGGTGCGCGGCCGCAGCGACTACCTGGTCGACCGCTACAGCGAGCGCAAGGGCGCCGCGGCGGCACGTGCGCTGGCGGCCGCGGCCGGCGTGACGGAAGACATGCCGGCGACGGCGAAAGGCGTCGCGAAAACCACGGCCGCCGCAGGCAAGCCAAGCTGCTGCGCCGGCGCAGCGTGCTGA
- a CDS encoding ArsR/SmtB family transcription factor: MQNKQAITILAALAQESRLAVYRLLIEHAPEGLAASAIAEKLGLPNATLSFHLKELSHAGLVSSRQSGRFIYYAPVIEAMNDLIGYLTDHCCSQSAGTCSTATAKCVPGKRPAAATRRRPTSA, translated from the coding sequence ATGCAGAACAAGCAAGCCATCACGATTCTCGCCGCGCTCGCCCAGGAGTCGCGGCTGGCGGTCTATCGGCTGCTGATCGAGCATGCGCCGGAAGGACTGGCGGCCAGCGCGATCGCGGAGAAGCTGGGTCTGCCCAACGCCACGCTGTCCTTCCACTTGAAGGAGCTGTCGCACGCGGGCCTGGTGAGCAGCCGGCAGAGCGGGCGCTTCATCTACTACGCGCCGGTGATCGAGGCGATGAATGATTTGATCGGCTACCTGACCGATCACTGCTGCAGCCAGTCCGCCGGCACCTGCTCGACCGCCACGGCCAAGTGCGTCCCGGGCAAGCGGCCGGCTGCGGCCACCAGGCGTCGGCCAACTTCGGCCTGA
- the arsB gene encoding ACR3 family arsenite efflux transporter, whose protein sequence is MSQASAELTACAVSSEGARIGFFERWLTLWVLLCIVAGTLLGHLLPDSFEALGGMQVAQVNLPVAVLIWLMIIPMLLKIDFGALGGVRRQWKGIGVTLFINWAVKPFSMALLGWIFIRHLFAGQLPAAQLDSYIAGLILLAAAPCTAMVFVWSNLCNGEPAFTLSQVALNDAIMVVAFAPIVALLLGISSITVPWNTLLLSVLLYIVVPVVLSVLLRRRVLAHGGSARLQKLLQQLGPASLFALLATLVLLFGFQGRQIIAQPAIIALLAVPILIQVYFNAGLAYWLNRRFGVPHCVAGPSALIGASNFFELAVATAVGLFGVHSGAALATVVGVLIEVPVMLSVVRIVNRSKRWYESP, encoded by the coding sequence ATGAGCCAGGCATCCGCAGAACTGACCGCTTGTGCGGTTTCCTCGGAGGGTGCCCGCATCGGCTTCTTCGAGCGTTGGCTCACCCTCTGGGTGCTGCTGTGCATCGTGGCCGGCACGCTGCTGGGCCACCTGCTTCCCGACAGTTTCGAGGCGCTGGGCGGCATGCAGGTGGCCCAGGTGAACCTGCCGGTCGCCGTGCTGATCTGGCTGATGATCATCCCGATGCTGCTGAAGATCGACTTCGGCGCACTCGGCGGCGTGCGCCGCCAGTGGAAGGGCATCGGCGTCACGCTCTTCATCAACTGGGCAGTGAAGCCGTTCTCGATGGCGCTGCTGGGATGGATCTTCATCCGCCACCTCTTCGCCGGCCAGCTGCCGGCCGCACAGCTCGACTCCTATATCGCCGGCCTGATCCTGCTGGCCGCCGCGCCGTGCACGGCGATGGTGTTCGTGTGGAGCAACCTGTGCAACGGCGAACCGGCATTCACGCTGAGCCAGGTCGCCTTGAACGACGCCATCATGGTGGTGGCGTTCGCGCCGATCGTGGCGCTGCTGCTGGGCATCTCCTCGATCACGGTGCCGTGGAACACGCTGCTGCTGTCGGTGCTGCTGTACATCGTGGTGCCGGTGGTGCTCAGCGTGCTGCTGCGGCGCCGGGTGCTTGCGCACGGCGGCTCGGCGCGCTTGCAGAAGCTGCTGCAGCAACTCGGGCCGGCGTCGCTGTTCGCGCTGCTGGCCACCCTCGTGCTGCTGTTCGGTTTCCAGGGCCGGCAGATCATCGCGCAGCCGGCGATCATCGCGCTGCTGGCGGTGCCGATCCTGATCCAGGTGTATTTCAATGCCGGCCTGGCGTACTGGCTCAATCGCCGTTTCGGCGTGCCGCACTGCGTGGCCGGCCCCTCGGCGCTGATCGGCGCCAGCAACTTCTTCGAGCTGGCCGTGGCCACCGCGGTGGGCCTGTTCGGCGTGCATTCCGGTGCGGCGCTGGCGACCGTGGTGGGCGTGCTGATCGAGGTGCCGGTGATGCTGTCGGTGGTGCGCATCGTCAATCGCAGCAAACGCTGGTATGAATCGCCGTAA
- a CDS encoding MBL fold metallo-hydrolase: MTMSICETCGTQYPDTPSHCPVCEDERQYVGANGQTWTTHEALKATHALRMQDEAGVLGIGLAPDFAINQRALYLPTDAGNILWEALSLVTDEAVTELKARGGVDMIAISHPHFYASMLEWSEAFGNVPILLHEADRDWVRRPSPNIRFWHGDTHRLSDAVTLIRNGGHFPGSTALHWKDGPRAGGALFSGDTPQVASDRRHVGFMYSYPNYMPMRPDAVRGMQARLAGYAFEDVYGYTWGRNIIGGGRAAVDASFERHLAALAA; the protein is encoded by the coding sequence ATGACGATGTCGATCTGCGAGACCTGCGGCACCCAGTACCCGGATACACCCAGCCACTGCCCGGTGTGCGAGGACGAGCGCCAGTACGTCGGCGCGAACGGCCAGACCTGGACGACCCACGAGGCCCTGAAGGCCACCCACGCGCTGCGCATGCAGGACGAGGCCGGTGTGCTCGGCATCGGGCTGGCGCCCGATTTCGCGATCAACCAGCGCGCGCTGTACCTGCCCACGGACGCGGGCAACATCCTGTGGGAAGCCTTGAGCCTGGTCACCGACGAGGCGGTCACCGAGCTGAAGGCGCGCGGCGGCGTGGACATGATCGCGATCTCGCACCCGCATTTCTACGCATCGATGCTGGAATGGAGCGAGGCATTCGGCAACGTGCCGATCCTGCTGCACGAGGCGGACCGCGACTGGGTACGTCGGCCGTCGCCCAACATCCGGTTCTGGCACGGCGACACGCACCGCTTGTCCGACGCGGTGACGCTGATCCGCAACGGCGGCCATTTCCCCGGCAGTACCGCGCTGCACTGGAAGGACGGCCCGCGCGCCGGCGGCGCGCTGTTCTCGGGCGACACGCCGCAAGTGGCGAGCGACCGCCGCCACGTCGGCTTCATGTACAGCTATCCCAATTACATGCCGATGCGGCCCGACGCCGTGCGCGGCATGCAGGCGCGCCTCGCGGGCTACGCGTTCGAGGACGTCTATGGCTACACCTGGGGCCGCAACATCATCGGCGGCGGTCGCGCCGCCGTCGACGCCTCGTTCGAACGCCATCTCGCCGCGCTGGCCGCCTGA
- a CDS encoding radical SAM protein, whose translation MGPTGDVVNVIQIHPTLRCNLRCRHCYSVSGPEQKGELSVEVLERFLADAADEGYNAIGLSGGEPLTWKPLPRLLASARALGFATSVTSNGLLLSASRLAQLAPHLGLLAISLDGVPESHNRMRNRAHAFEQMRAKLDLVRAAGVPFGFIFTLTLDNLPELDWVTGFACAEGARLLQIHPLEQVGRARDYELQPPDDLELSYGFLEVARLQRQYQGRLTLQYDVADRQLIAREPCRAFAGPAPAADVAGGSPLAALVSPLVVQEDGWVVPVQHGFGAGYAIAHLDLGPFREQAARWKRERYPRFLDLAGQVWADISEAPEHLPFTNWYAAITTASARRPVRPLGTPVRLTA comes from the coding sequence ATGGGCCCGACCGGCGACGTCGTCAACGTCATCCAGATCCATCCCACGCTGCGCTGCAATCTGCGTTGCCGGCACTGCTACTCGGTCTCCGGGCCGGAACAGAAGGGCGAGTTGTCGGTGGAAGTGCTGGAGCGCTTCCTGGCCGACGCGGCCGATGAAGGCTACAACGCGATCGGCCTGTCCGGCGGCGAGCCGCTGACCTGGAAGCCGCTACCGCGATTGCTGGCGTCGGCGCGCGCGCTGGGCTTCGCCACCTCGGTCACCAGCAACGGCCTGCTGCTCAGCGCCAGTCGGCTGGCGCAGCTGGCGCCGCATCTGGGCCTGCTGGCGATCAGCCTGGATGGCGTGCCCGAAAGCCACAACCGCATGCGCAACCGCGCACATGCGTTCGAGCAGATGCGCGCGAAGCTCGACCTGGTGCGCGCGGCGGGCGTGCCGTTCGGTTTCATCTTCACGCTGACCCTGGACAACCTGCCCGAACTGGACTGGGTCACCGGCTTTGCCTGTGCCGAGGGCGCGCGCCTGCTGCAGATCCATCCGCTTGAACAGGTCGGCCGCGCCCGCGATTACGAACTGCAGCCGCCGGATGATTTGGAGTTGTCGTATGGCTTTCTCGAGGTGGCGCGGCTGCAGCGGCAGTATCAGGGTCGGCTGACGCTTCAGTACGACGTAGCCGATCGCCAGCTGATCGCCCGCGAACCTTGCCGCGCCTTTGCCGGCCCCGCGCCCGCGGCGGACGTGGCGGGCGGCAGCCCGCTCGCTGCACTGGTCTCGCCGCTGGTGGTGCAGGAGGATGGCTGGGTGGTGCCGGTCCAGCACGGCTTCGGCGCCGGTTACGCGATTGCCCATCTCGATCTCGGCCCATTCCGCGAGCAGGCAGCTCGCTGGAAACGCGAACGCTACCCGCGCTTCCTCGATCTTGCCGGACAGGTCTGGGCGGACATCAGCGAGGCTCCCGAACATCTGCCGTTCACCAACTGGTACGCCGCGATCACCACCGCCAGTGCACGGCGGCCGGTACGACCGCTGGGCACGCCGGTGCGGCTGACGGCGTAG
- a CDS encoding arsenate reductase ArsC, whose product MHPCRVLFICTGNSARSILSEATLNHLGKGRFEAFSAGSQPTGRVNPYAIEELKALGIATEGLSSKSWDRFTGAGAPPLDIVITVCDNAANETCPVLFGDFVKSHWGLPDPAAAQGAGAAIAAFRRAHTLILYRITALLKLPVETMGRDELKQALDHIGSITDEEADA is encoded by the coding sequence ATGCACCCGTGCCGCGTCCTGTTCATCTGCACCGGCAACTCGGCCCGCAGCATCCTGTCCGAGGCCACTCTCAACCATCTGGGCAAGGGACGCTTCGAGGCATTCAGCGCCGGCAGCCAGCCGACCGGGCGCGTCAATCCCTATGCGATCGAGGAGCTCAAGGCCCTGGGCATCGCCACGGAGGGACTCAGCAGCAAGTCGTGGGACCGCTTCACCGGAGCGGGCGCGCCGCCGCTGGATATCGTGATCACGGTTTGCGACAACGCCGCGAACGAGACCTGCCCGGTGCTGTTCGGCGACTTCGTGAAAAGTCACTGGGGCCTGCCCGATCCGGCCGCGGCGCAGGGCGCGGGCGCCGCGATCGCGGCGTTCCGGCGTGCCCACACGCTGATCCTGTATCGCATCACGGCGCTGCTGAAGCTGCCGGTGGAAACGATGGGGCGCGACGAGCTGAAACAGGCGCTCGATCACATCGGCAGCATCACCGACGAAGAAGCCGACGCATGA